The DNA sequence AACGGATCTTCGAACCCTTCTTCAGCACCAAGCCGATGGGAACCGGGCTGGGTTTATCCATCAGCTACGGGCTGATCAAGGATCATAAGGGGACCATCGAAGTGGAGAGCCAACAGGGCCGGGGCACGTGCTTCACCATCCGCATCCCGCGGGTGTCGGACCAAGCCCGCGGATACAATCTGTTGGTCGGTTGAGGGCGAAGCTAGGGGCGCTTAGAGGTCGGACCCGATCGACCAGTCCTCGAGGGCCCGCTGCACGTTTTCCGTAAGGATCGATGGCGTAAACGGCTTTTGCAGGAAGCCCGCCATCATCTCCTGCACTTCCTTTTGGATCTTCGCCCCGCCGCGTTCCTCACAATATTCCAGCGGGTAGCCCGAGGTATAGAGGACGCGCATATGCGGCCGGTCGTGGCGCAGGCGCTTCGCGAGGTCATGGCCGTTCATGCGATCTTCCAGCTCCACGTCGGCCAGCAAGAGATCGATGTCGCCGGCGTGGGCGGCGCTCATTTTCAGGGCTTGGGCCCCCGATTCGGCGGCCAGCACCGAGTAACCGCCCATTTCCAGGACCTTGGCCATCAAACGCATGACCTGGTCTTCGTCTTCCACCAGCAATACGGTTCCGATCATGGGGAAAGCATAGCATAGAGGGGATCCGGGATCCAGCAGAAGGAAGGCCCCACAAAATCCGCATCCGCCCGCCGCAAAGTTTATCTTCGCAGTTAGAATCCCGAAGGGAAATCCAATGGAAGCAGCCAAGCCTTCTGGAATGCACAAGCCTTCCGAAACCGTCATCCTGGTGGTTGAGGATGACGAATCCCTGCTCAGGCTTTCCACCCACGTGCTGGAAATGGCCGGATACCGGGTCATTCCGATGCCGGAAAGCGAATCCGCATTGCATCGGGCCAAGAGCCGGCGCGACGAAACCATCCATATCCTGCTTACCGACGTGCGCATGGATCCGCATATGAGCGGCGCCCGTCTGGCCCATTTGCTGCGCCAGGAGCGCCCTGACCTCAAAATCATCTATATGACCGGGTTCCCGGCCAGCGAAATCGTTCTCAAAGAGGCCACGGGGGGCCAGGCCGCGCTCCTGCGCAAACCATTCACCCCCACCGTGCTGCTGGATGCGGTCCGCAAATGCCTTGACCCTACCCCCGCCCCGATCGCAACCACGCATCCTCCCGCCTCATAAGGGCCCCACCCCTCCAAGGCCCAAGCTGACGTCTTTTCGGGCCCGGAGGTTCCGCTCCCGGGCGGAGCCCCTTTTTTTCGACGCTCCCAGCCTATTGCCCCTTCCGCCGTGCCGGCCCTATGATGGAGATGAAAGCGATTCACCTCGGCCGCGAAATACATCATGCTGAAACCGTTCAAAAAAGAAGGCAAGTGGGGCTTTTGCGACGAGCATAATCATGCCGTCATCCCGCCCCGCTATGCCTTGGCTTCGCGCTTTTCCCAAGGCCTCGCCGCCGTGGCCGTTCCGGGCCCCACCGCCAAGTCCTGGGGCTACATCGGCGAAAGCGGCGAGATCGCCATCGCCCCGCGGTTCCAGGAAGCGATGGATTTCCATGAAGACTTGGCCGCGGTACGGCCCGACCCGGCCGAGTCCAGCGGCCATTCGGGATGGGGTTACATCGATCGCAACGGATCGTTGGTCATCGCGCCCCGCTTCGACAAGGTGGGCGAATTCTCCGAAGGCCTGGCCGTGGTCTGGAAGGACGGCAAGGCCGGCTACCTCGATCACGACGGAAGCACCGCCATCGAACCGCAGTACGCCCATGCCGATCCTTTCCATGAAGGCTTGGCCCGCGTGCGCCTCTCCGACGGCTCCTGGACGCATATCGATAGGCACGGCCGCCCGCGCCATCCCGGTTGCCCCGCGGCCGAGTCCTACTCCGGCGGCCTGGCCGCCGTAAAGCTTTCCGCCGAAGGGCCCTGGGGCTACATGGACGCGGACGGCATCCCCGTCATCCCTCCCGCTTTCGCCAAGGCGCATCCTTTCCAGGAAGGCCGCGCCCGCGTGCTGGTGGGAGTCTATCCCCACGGCAAATACGGTTTCATCGACAAAAAAGGATCCCTGGTGATCCCGCCGCGCTGGCACGAGGCCGAGGATTTCCAGCAAGGCATGGCCCGCGTGAAATTCCTGGGCGGCGATTGGCGCCATCTGGACGTGTCCGGAGGCATGCTCATCCATCCCGGGCATCGCGACCATCTGCTTTTCTCCGAGGGCCGCGCGCGCACCTTGGTGGACGGCAAATGGGGTTTCGTGGACAGGAGCTACGGCTTCGTGATCCCCCCGCGCTACGACGAGGCCGGGCATTTCTACCAAGGCCTGGCTTCGGTCAAGATGGACGCGGCGCGTCCCACCGATGATCCGGATCTGGACATGCCCCGCACCGAGCTCCCGGCCAAACCGCGTTGGGGCTACATCAATGCCGATGGCGCCATCGCCATCGCGCCGCGCTTCCTGATGGCGGGATCCTTCAGCGAGAAATTGGCGGCGGTGAAGGTGAACGGGTTCTTAGGGCTGTCCATCAAATGGGGATATATCGATGCCGGCGGGGCCATGGTCATCAAACCCGCTTTCGATTTCGCCTATCCCTTCGCCGAGGGGTTGGCCCGCGTGAACATGGGCGGCAAGGCATCGACGGCGGGAATCCGCGGAGGGCGCTGGGGCTTCGTGGACAAAACCGGACAATACGTCATCAAGCCCCAATTCGAATACGTCTCCTGGTTCGCCGAGAACCATGCCGTGGTCCGCGTCGGGGCCAAGTGGGGATATATCGACTCCCGCGGGAAGATCGCCATCGCTCCCGAATTCGATGAAGCCTATAACTTTTTCAAAGGCCTGGCGCGCGTCCGCATCGGGGAGCGCTGGTTCTATATCGACCCCGCCGGGCATAAGAAACCCCTCGAGTAATCCCGCTGGCTCGGGTCCCCGTAGGGTGACCTGGCTTCCATTCCCGACCGCAATCTCTTGTCGGGGCAGGGGGGCTTCAACTACTTTAAACGCCCATGCAACCCGCGGCGAAAGGGACCCATACCGGCTTGGAAGCGGCGCGGCCCATCGGCAAAGCGAAAACCGCTTTGGTGGCGTTCCGCCGCCGGGTCTACCCCGTCTCCACCGACGGGCTCTGGGCCTTCATGGAATTGACACGGGGACCCGTGGACCGGGACGAGGCCATCGGTTTCGTACTCAGGCAAGAGGGGTATGAAATCTCGGCGGATGAAAAGCCTTCGGCTCCCTGACGCAACCTAAGCGACGGCTCATCCTTCCGTGATCCGGATCACCAGCTTTCCGAATTGACCGCCCGCCTCCATCCGCCGTAGGGCCTCGTCGGCTTGCTCGAAGGCGTAAACCCCGTCGATGACGGGGCGGATGCCCTTCTCCGCCACGAAGCGGGCCATGGCCGCGAAATCGTCCGGCGATCCCATGGTGGTCCCCAGCAGATTGAGCTGGCGCCAGAAAACCTTGCGCAAGGGAAGCTCGGAAGGATTGCCGGCGGTGGCCCCGAAGAAGACCAACCGGCCGCCCGGGCGGGTGAGATCGCAAAGCTTCGGAAAGCCGGGCCCGCCCGCCGAGTCGATCACGCAATCGAAAAGGCCCGCTTGGGCTTGCAGACTTTCGGCCCAATCCGGCCGCGTATATTCGACACCGCCCGTGGCCCCGAGCCCGGTCGCGCGCCGCAGCTTTTCCGGCGAACCGCTGGTTACGTAAACGCGCGCGCCGGCCGCCAGGGCGAAGCGCAAGAGGAACAGGGCCACGCCACCGCCGATGCCCGTGAGGAGCACCTTCTCGCCCGCGCGGACCTGGCCGCGCGCGAACAAGGCCCGGTAGGCGGTGACGCCGGCCAAGGGCAAGGCGGCCGCCTCTTCGAAGGACAGATGCTCGGGCATGGCCGCAAGATTGGCCGCGGGCACGCGCACGAATTCGGCCAAGGTACCGGCATCGGGCAGCCCCAGGATGCGGAAGTCCTTCCCTTGGGCCTCCGGTAGCTGGCCCCAGTCCAAGCTCGGATTGATGATGACCTTGCGCCCCAGCCACGACGCGTCGGCGCCGGCGCCTAGCTTCTCTACCGTCCCGGCCCCGTCCGAACCGGGGACCAACGGGAATTTCAGGCCGGCGTATTGGCCCTTTTGGATCCAGAGGTCCCGGTGGTTCAATGCCGCCGCGCGCAATCGCACCAAGGCCTCCCCCGGTTTGGGAGCCGACAGGTTTTCCTTGGAGACGCGCAGCGCAACGCCGACGGAATCCAGGACCAAAGCTCGATAGGTATTTGCCATATTCCCCCCGGCGGATGGCGGTCAAAATAAATAATCGGGAATGCCCGGGCGCGCTTTTCCTTGGAGCCCCGCGCGCGGGATCGTATCATAAACCTTATGAATCCGGGTAATCCGCCATGGAAATGACCGGCCCCAACGAGGAAGGCGGCCATCGCTGGGACGAAGGCGCCGCGCCTCTCCTGACCCAATTGCGCGGGGGCGAGCCCGATCTTTCCCATCGCGGCTTCGCCTGCCTGGTGGATGCCGCCGGCAAATGCCTATGGTCCCTTGGCGATCCCCATGTACGCGCCTTCTTCCGTTCCTCGGCCAAGCCGTTTCAGGCCCTCGCCATGGTCGAATCCGGCGCCGCCGACGCGGCGGGCCTCGATGACGCCGACCTGGCCATCGTATGCGGTTCCCATGCCGGCGGGCCCGATCAGGTGGAACGGGTCCGTTCCCTTTTGTCCAAAAGCGGACTGGGGCCGGATGCCTTGGGGTGCGGGGACGGCCTGGCCGATCAATGCTCCGGCAAGCACGCGGGCATGCTTACGGCCTGCCGGCATCTGAAGCTTCCCTTGGATACCTATCTGCATCGCGATCATCCCTGGCAGCGGCGCATGTTGGCCGTGACCTGCGAGTGGTGCGCCGCCGACGCCGAGGCCGTTCCCTTGGCGGTGGATGGCTGCTCGGCCCCGACCTTTTCCCTGCCCGTTTACAACATGGCCCTGGGCTTCGCCCGCCTGGCCCGCGCCGCGGCCGATCCCGGTCCAGTAGCACGCCTGTTACGGGCGATGGCCGCGCACCCGGCCCATACCGGCGAACCGGACATGGGCGGATTCGCCTTGCGGGGAAGGGCGGCTCCGCTGCCGGCCGCCTTCGTGACCAAGCTCGGCGCGAACGGGGTCCATTGCGCGGCGGTGCCCGGCCTGGGGCTGGGCTTCGCGATGAAGGTGGCGGACGGCGCCTCGGCCCCGCGTTGGCCGGTGCTGACGCGGGCCTTCGAACTGGCCGGGCTCATCGACGCGAAGACGGCGGCCGCCATGCGGGAGCGACTTTGGCCGCGCGTCGAAACCCGGCGCGGGGAACCGGCGGGGCAATTACGTTTGGAGTTTTAACAGGGGCGTTGGGAGTTCTATCAGGGCTTGCAAAAGCCCTCGCAAGACCGTAGGCCCTGCTCAGGACTTACAAGCTTCCCGCTTCGAGGCGAGAGCGGACCTTGGCTTCGAATTCCTCCGCCGTCACCGGACCCATCCACAGCGGTTTCTTGATCAGGATGCGCCGGCCATCCTTCAATTCGATGCGCGCCCGCGGAGGGCGCGAGCGATCATCGCTTAGGAGGGCCGCGATAGCCGTCCCCCGGAATTCGATCGGCTTGCCCAACAAAGGTTTTCCGCGGAAGATCCCGTTGCGATAGGTCAAGGCGTGGATACGCAGGGACAACCCTAAGGACAGTGCGTACAATCCGCCGATACCTGCCAACCAATATCCGTACCCGCGCACGCGCATATAAGCGATCAGGATCGCCATCGCGCCCGAGGCCAAGGTCGCCAATACCGTCTCGGTCATCCCGTTCGCGCTAACCTTGGATTCCGCCACCGCGGAGACCTCTGCCCTATCCATCCGAAGCCTTGCCCCTTCCGGCTTTCCCGCCGGGGGTCCCGGCGGCCAGCCGCGGAAAAGATAATCCCGCGGCGCGGGAGAGTCTTCCGCGAACGTGGGATCAGAGCGCGATGCCGGAGCGCTGAGCGAAGACGGGAACCGCTCAGGGGACGAAATAAAGACCCGCCGCGGGCCGGGAATTATCTTCCGCGGGGATCGAGCGTCCCGAAAGGGAAAACGCGGGGACGGCCAAGGGATGCCCCGGATCCGCCGCCAGCATGACTGGGCCGCGCCCGGCGCCCCATCCCCGGGCCGAAGGCATACGTAAGGCCGTGCCCGGCTTAAAGGTCGCGGATACGGAGATGTTTCCCGCGAGCATCGAAAGGCGCGCGTCTTCCGAGTAGGCATCGGAAATTTCCGCCGCGCCGGAGGTCACCACCCAGCGATCGAAGATCCGGCCCGCAGGCGCCGGGCCGGCCGTAAGGGAAGCCTGCGCGCCTTCGACATAGGTCCCGCCGCCTGCCCCGCCGGAAACCGTGAGCAGATAGGCCGGGCCCGGGGTCCAAGCATGCACGCGGATCCAAGCGATGCGAAACTCCACCGGAAAGGCGGTGCCGGATGGATCGCCCCCTGCCGTCCCCCCGATGGCCTGGTTCAGGATCAGATATCCGGCGTGGCGGAAAGGGTTGCTCCCGCCCGGGCCCGTCCCGTCGGCATTGGCGACCGGATAGTGGTTCATCAGAGCCCCATCAAGGGAAAGATCGATGCGCGCGCTGTCCCATTCCATGGCCCAGGTGTGGTAGGCCGCCGCCCAATCCGCGCCGCCCAATGCCGCCACGGTTTTCGTAGGCGATGACCATTTTCCTTGGCCGTCCATCACGTTGAACAGGCATTTGCCCTGATAGGATTCCATCATATCGATTTCGCCGCCGATGGGCCAACTGGAGGAATCCGGAAGCCACCACCAGGCGGGCCAACTCCCGGCGCGCGGATCGATGCGCGCCCGCATCTCGAAGCGGCCGTATTTCCAGGATCGCTTGCCGCGGGTGATGCGGCTGGCCGAGGTGTAGGCATGCCCGTTCCAGCCGTCGCGCAAGGCTTGGATCAATAAAGCCCCGCCCTCGATGCGGGAGTTCTCAGGGCGATTGGTATAGTACTGGTCTTCCTGATTGCGGAGGTAGCCGGACTCGAACCCCCAGGTGGCGGCGTCCACCGCCGGCCCTTCGAACTCGTCGCTCCAAGCCAGTTTCCAACCCCCTTCCAGCCCGAAGGCGGCCGAGGCGGCGAAGCCGATTCCCGCCCACAATTTCCGGTTCGCGCGGCGCATAGCTTCTTATCGCGAATGTACCCGGGAAACGCGTGCGGCACCGGCGGCCATTCGAGCCGAAAACGGGGCCTTCCGGGAGGGGGCCTTCCGCTAACCGACGACAGCCGGCGCGGTCCGATCGAGCAGGCCCTTTTCCTTGCTGATCAGGAACTCCTTCCCGCCGTCGTGGGAATCGAGCAGGCGGCGGAAATGCAGGAGATCCAGGTGGACGTTCCCCTCGATGCTCCCGGCCGCGCTGAAGGTCTGTTTCCGATCGCCTAACCCGGCCAATTGCCCGTCGACCATGGCCCGTTCCGAACTGAAGTTCGTCAGCTTGCGCCGGCATTGGGTGAAGGCCTCCGCGGCGGCTTTCATTTCCGCGGCGGTCTTAGGCGGGATGACGGCATTACCCGCCTTGGTTATCCAGGCCTTGAACGTCCGCAGCTTTCGATCGAGCTCCCCGGCGAGGTCTTTTTCCTTCGCCTCGAGGGCTTCGAGACTGGCCTTTTCCGCGCGCAGCGCTTCTTCTTCCTCGTCGCGGAAGACGAGTTCCGTGCGGCTTCCGTCCGCTCCCACATGCGCGAGCCGGGCGCTGCCGAAGCACATGAGCTTGCCGCCGAATATGCGGCAATCCGCCTTGGAGGCCGAAATCCCATGGGCGGTCACTTGGCAATCCTGCATGGACTTTTCCACCACCAGGCTCCCGCAGCGGATTTCCGCTTGCCTGGCGGAAGAGATCTTCACCTCGCCTTTCGCCTGGATCGAACCCTTGCTTTGGCCGAAAAATCCCCCCGTGACTTGCACGTTACCCCGGGCGCTGATCAAAACCGCGCCTTCGGCGTCGCCTTCGACCCGGATGTTTCCGCCCGCCTCGATCCGGAAGCCTTCCGCCACGTTGCCCTTGACCCGCACTTCCCCGTCGAAACGGATGTTCCCGGTATGGAAATCCACCCCTTTGCCCAATTCCAGCAATGCGGAAACGGAGATCGCCCCGTTCCTCACCGCCACCGCGCCATCGCATTCCGCGAGCAGGTTTTGCCCATCCGGGGAAACCTTGGTTCCCGGGCCGGGGATTAATTGCGCGGGCTTTCCCGGCGCCGCAGGCAGGCTATTGCCATGGGCATCGCGACCCGGGCTCCCCAGTCCGGGAGGCTGCAAGCGGGCCAGAGGCGTACCCGCCTTGACCTGCACCACCGCTTCCACCTCTCGGAAATCCGCGGTCCCGTCGCCGCGCAGTTTCGGCCCGGATTCGCCCTGGGATCGGAACAGCATCACGACCTTACCGTCCTCGCCGGGCACGGGAGGGAAAGCCGCTCCCTGGGCTCCGGGCGCGTCCATCGTGACAGGGGTTTTTCCCTCGTCTCCGGTCATGTTCCCTCCGTAGGTGGAAATACCATCTATTCATCGGATTATAACGCGGATCACATAAATAGTTGCAATGATGGGCGCGGAAAAAAGGAACGGACCGCTCCGTCACGCTCCCTAGGGGAGGTTATGCTTGCGGATCGAACTTCGATTCCAGCTCGAAATAGGCCTTGGCGGCCCCGCACTGGGGGCAAACCCAATCATCGGGAATGTCTTCCCAGAGGGTGCCGGGGGCGATCCCGGAATCGGGATCGCCTTGCGCTTCATCGAATACGTACATGCAAAGCATGCAGACGAAACGTCGGTGGCCGGGGGCCTGGGGCATGGGAAAACTCGCT is a window from the Fibrobacterota bacterium genome containing:
- a CDS encoding response regulator, which produces MEAAKPSGMHKPSETVILVVEDDESLLRLSTHVLEMAGYRVIPMPESESALHRAKSRRDETIHILLTDVRMDPHMSGARLAHLLRQERPDLKIIYMTGFPASEIVLKEATGGQAALLRKPFTPTVLLDAVRKCLDPTPAPIATTHPPAS
- a CDS encoding WG repeat-containing protein — protein: MLKPFKKEGKWGFCDEHNHAVIPPRYALASRFSQGLAAVAVPGPTAKSWGYIGESGEIAIAPRFQEAMDFHEDLAAVRPDPAESSGHSGWGYIDRNGSLVIAPRFDKVGEFSEGLAVVWKDGKAGYLDHDGSTAIEPQYAHADPFHEGLARVRLSDGSWTHIDRHGRPRHPGCPAAESYSGGLAAVKLSAEGPWGYMDADGIPVIPPAFAKAHPFQEGRARVLVGVYPHGKYGFIDKKGSLVIPPRWHEAEDFQQGMARVKFLGGDWRHLDVSGGMLIHPGHRDHLLFSEGRARTLVDGKWGFVDRSYGFVIPPRYDEAGHFYQGLASVKMDAARPTDDPDLDMPRTELPAKPRWGYINADGAIAIAPRFLMAGSFSEKLAAVKVNGFLGLSIKWGYIDAGGAMVIKPAFDFAYPFAEGLARVNMGGKASTAGIRGGRWGFVDKTGQYVIKPQFEYVSWFAENHAVVRVGAKWGYIDSRGKIAIAPEFDEAYNFFKGLARVRIGERWFYIDPAGHKKPLE
- a CDS encoding glycoside hydrolase family 16 protein — protein: MRRANRKLWAGIGFAASAAFGLEGGWKLAWSDEFEGPAVDAATWGFESGYLRNQEDQYYTNRPENSRIEGGALLIQALRDGWNGHAYTSASRITRGKRSWKYGRFEMRARIDPRAGSWPAWWWLPDSSSWPIGGEIDMMESYQGKCLFNVMDGQGKWSSPTKTVAALGGADWAAAYHTWAMEWDSARIDLSLDGALMNHYPVANADGTGPGGSNPFRHAGYLILNQAIGGTAGGDPSGTAFPVEFRIAWIRVHAWTPGPAYLLTVSGGAGGGTYVEGAQASLTAGPAPAGRIFDRWVVTSGAAEISDAYSEDARLSMLAGNISVSATFKPGTALRMPSARGWGAGRGPVMLAADPGHPLAVPAFSLSGRSIPAEDNSRPAAGLYFVP
- a CDS encoding response regulator, producing the protein MIGTVLLVEDEDQVMRLMAKVLEMGGYSVLAAESGAQALKMSAAHAGDIDLLLADVELEDRMNGHDLAKRLRHDRPHMRVLYTSGYPLEYCEERGGAKIQKEVQEMMAGFLQKPFTPSILTENVQRALEDWSIGSDL
- a CDS encoding rubredoxin, producing MPQAPGHRRFVCMLCMYVFDEAQGDPDSGIAPGTLWEDIPDDWVCPQCGAAKAYFELESKFDPQA
- a CDS encoding DUF342 domain-containing protein, which translates into the protein MTGDEGKTPVTMDAPGAQGAAFPPVPGEDGKVVMLFRSQGESGPKLRGDGTADFREVEAVVQVKAGTPLARLQPPGLGSPGRDAHGNSLPAAPGKPAQLIPGPGTKVSPDGQNLLAECDGAVAVRNGAISVSALLELGKGVDFHTGNIRFDGEVRVKGNVAEGFRIEAGGNIRVEGDAEGAVLISARGNVQVTGGFFGQSKGSIQAKGEVKISSARQAEIRCGSLVVEKSMQDCQVTAHGISASKADCRIFGGKLMCFGSARLAHVGADGSRTELVFRDEEEEALRAEKASLEALEAKEKDLAGELDRKLRTFKAWITKAGNAVIPPKTAAEMKAAAEAFTQCRRKLTNFSSERAMVDGQLAGLGDRKQTFSAAGSIEGNVHLDLLHFRRLLDSHDGGKEFLISKEKGLLDRTAPAVVG
- a CDS encoding asparaginase; protein product: MEMTGPNEEGGHRWDEGAAPLLTQLRGGEPDLSHRGFACLVDAAGKCLWSLGDPHVRAFFRSSAKPFQALAMVESGAADAAGLDDADLAIVCGSHAGGPDQVERVRSLLSKSGLGPDALGCGDGLADQCSGKHAGMLTACRHLKLPLDTYLHRDHPWQRRMLAVTCEWCAADAEAVPLAVDGCSAPTFSLPVYNMALGFARLARAAADPGPVARLLRAMAAHPAHTGEPDMGGFALRGRAAPLPAAFVTKLGANGVHCAAVPGLGLGFAMKVADGASAPRWPVLTRAFELAGLIDAKTAAAMRERLWPRVETRRGEPAGQLRLEF
- a CDS encoding zinc-binding dehydrogenase, coding for MANTYRALVLDSVGVALRVSKENLSAPKPGEALVRLRAAALNHRDLWIQKGQYAGLKFPLVPGSDGAGTVEKLGAGADASWLGRKVIINPSLDWGQLPEAQGKDFRILGLPDAGTLAEFVRVPAANLAAMPEHLSFEEAAALPLAGVTAYRALFARGQVRAGEKVLLTGIGGGVALFLLRFALAAGARVYVTSGSPEKLRRATGLGATGGVEYTRPDWAESLQAQAGLFDCVIDSAGGPGFPKLCDLTRPGGRLVFFGATAGNPSELPLRKVFWRQLNLLGTTMGSPDDFAAMARFVAEKGIRPVIDGVYAFEQADEALRRMEAGGQFGKLVIRITEG